A genome region from Chlorobaculum tepidum TLS includes the following:
- a CDS encoding succinate dehydrogenase, producing the protein MDGSARRTFSSITSKVVMALAGLFLLVFLAVHLGINMLLLVDDGGKSFSAAAGFMSSYPVIRVFELALFGGFALHIAFGVIVSIRNRMSRPIRYQHRSRSETSPFSKYMLHSGIVVLIFLGLHFIDFYFIKLGIVAPPPGVARHDFYSRAVLLFSDRTSSSIYMVAFVFLGFHLNHALQAAIQTLGLNHTRHAAAIQAVSTVYAIVIAGGFMAIPLRFTLFN; encoded by the coding sequence ATGGACGGTTCCGCCAGGAGAACATTTTCATCTATCACCAGCAAGGTCGTTATGGCGCTGGCGGGCCTGTTTCTGCTTGTTTTTCTTGCCGTGCATCTCGGCATCAACATGCTGCTGCTGGTCGATGATGGCGGCAAATCCTTCTCGGCGGCGGCGGGCTTCATGAGCAGCTATCCGGTGATCCGGGTTTTCGAGCTTGCGCTCTTCGGTGGCTTTGCGCTGCACATCGCCTTCGGGGTGATCGTCAGCATCCGGAACCGCATGTCGCGCCCGATCCGCTACCAGCACCGGAGCCGCTCCGAAACCTCGCCCTTCTCGAAGTACATGCTGCACAGCGGCATCGTCGTGCTGATTTTTCTCGGGCTCCATTTCATCGATTTCTACTTCATCAAGCTCGGCATCGTCGCTCCGCCGCCGGGCGTCGCGCGGCACGATTTTTACAGCCGCGCGGTGCTGCTCTTTTCCGACCGGACCTCGTCGTCGATCTATATGGTCGCCTTTGTTTTTCTCGGATTTCACCTGAACCACGCGCTTCAGGCAGCCATTCAAACGCTTGGGCTAAATCATACCCGGCACGCCGCCGCGATCCAGGCGGTGAGCACCGTTTACGCCATCGTCATCGCGGGCGGGTTTATGGCGATTCCGCTGCGCTTCACTTTGTTCAACTAA
- a CDS encoding alpha/beta hydrolase, whose amino-acid sequence MTNRVTNGQPERLLTGVLILHGFTANLESVRALFGPLGRFDLKMATPLLRGHGAASPDELRGVTWREWLDDAENAFETLTGTGGKAVVIGHSMGALLALQLAARRPELVDSVILATPPVRLTSPLGPGRPLHFLAPLVSHVVDRWDMEARFADPGSAIIPKQYDWAPTKTILSMFELLEETMRITGRVRVPALILQARHESVVLPESAEILTRAIATPPEAKSIVWFDKTDHQIFCDCERKAAVDAVVSFVSKRFPAATNQSVKA is encoded by the coding sequence ATGACGAATCGGGTGACAAACGGGCAGCCGGAGAGGCTTTTGACTGGCGTCCTGATCCTTCACGGGTTTACGGCCAATCTTGAGAGCGTCAGGGCGCTGTTCGGCCCGCTTGGCCGGTTTGATCTCAAGATGGCCACGCCGCTGTTGCGCGGTCATGGCGCGGCTTCGCCGGACGAGCTGCGCGGCGTGACCTGGAGAGAGTGGCTCGATGATGCCGAGAACGCGTTCGAAACGCTGACCGGCACCGGCGGCAAGGCGGTGGTGATCGGGCACAGCATGGGTGCGCTGCTTGCGCTGCAACTTGCCGCGCGCCGTCCGGAGCTGGTCGATTCGGTCATTCTCGCCACGCCGCCGGTCAGGCTGACCTCGCCGCTCGGCCCCGGACGCCCGCTCCACTTCCTCGCGCCGCTCGTCAGCCATGTTGTCGATCGCTGGGATATGGAGGCCAGATTTGCCGACCCCGGCAGCGCCATTATTCCAAAACAGTATGACTGGGCACCGACCAAAACGATTCTCTCGATGTTCGAGCTGCTGGAAGAGACAATGCGGATTACCGGTCGCGTCCGCGTTCCCGCGCTGATTCTGCAAGCCCGCCACGAAAGCGTCGTGCTGCCCGAGAGCGCCGAAATTCTGACGCGCGCAATCGCAACGCCGCCGGAGGCAAAGTCCATCGTCTGGTTCGACAAAACCGATCACCAGATTTTCTGCGACTGTGAACGCAAGGCTGCCGTTGATGCTGTTGTCAGCTTTGTCTCCAAACGTTTTCCCGCTGCAACCAATCAATCAGTAAAAGCATGA
- a CDS encoding peptidylprolyl isomerase, protein MKKVLFAVLAALMIAMNGFADAAASTGLDRIVAIVGNEIILASDVNEQELMLHLQYPETRKDPQLRKRILENMINQKIILTKAKIDTVKVDEKSVDDQAAARYSSLRAGFPSVSAMESRFGMPVNRLKQHIREDIRDQQMIEAFRRKNFHEVTVSYDETMAFYNQEKGALPEAPETVSVSQIIKMPLVSEAARQAALDKIKAVQQQLEAGGSFATLAREYSDDPGSREKGGDLGFTRKGELVPSFEEAASVLKPGQISGIVETRFGYHIIQLIDKEGDRIHTRHILALFDRSKTDIPATIALLKSIRKDVLSGKATFAEMAKKYSDDPASATNGGLITSGSGNPDLEVATLRPDLRKIIDGLKSKGDISQPEKIESDKSAPFYALFMLNSRTPAHVLTPEHDFAQIQELALNHKSQELFNAWIEKLKKEVVVKVMSDI, encoded by the coding sequence ATGAAAAAAGTATTGTTTGCTGTGCTTGCCGCCTTGATGATCGCCATGAACGGTTTTGCCGATGCCGCCGCTTCGACTGGCCTTGACCGAATCGTGGCTATTGTGGGTAACGAAATCATTCTCGCTTCCGATGTCAACGAGCAGGAGTTGATGTTGCACCTTCAGTATCCTGAAACCAGAAAGGATCCCCAGCTCCGGAAGCGGATTCTGGAGAATATGATTAATCAGAAAATCATTTTGACCAAGGCGAAGATCGATACGGTCAAGGTCGATGAGAAGAGCGTCGATGACCAGGCAGCCGCGCGATACAGCTCCCTTCGCGCTGGTTTTCCGTCGGTAAGCGCCATGGAGTCGAGATTCGGTATGCCGGTCAATCGCCTGAAGCAGCATATCCGCGAAGACATCCGCGATCAGCAGATGATCGAGGCTTTCCGGCGGAAGAATTTCCACGAAGTGACAGTGTCGTACGACGAGACGATGGCCTTCTACAATCAGGAAAAGGGGGCGTTGCCCGAGGCGCCTGAGACGGTTTCGGTTTCACAAATCATCAAAATGCCACTAGTCTCTGAAGCCGCAAGGCAGGCCGCGCTCGATAAAATCAAGGCGGTTCAGCAGCAGCTTGAAGCGGGGGGTAGCTTTGCTACCCTTGCCCGTGAATATTCCGATGATCCAGGCTCAAGGGAAAAAGGGGGTGACCTGGGCTTCACCCGGAAAGGCGAGCTGGTCCCAAGTTTCGAAGAGGCGGCATCTGTGCTCAAACCGGGGCAGATTTCCGGCATTGTCGAGACCCGTTTCGGCTACCACATCATCCAGCTCATCGATAAGGAAGGCGACCGCATCCACACCCGGCACATTCTCGCCCTGTTCGACCGGAGCAAAACTGATATTCCTGCAACCATTGCGCTCCTGAAATCCATCAGGAAGGATGTTCTTTCCGGGAAGGCAACATTCGCCGAAATGGCTAAAAAGTATTCTGACGATCCGGCCTCTGCCACGAATGGCGGACTGATCACATCCGGTTCAGGGAATCCCGATCTTGAGGTCGCCACACTCAGGCCCGATCTTCGGAAAATCATCGATGGGTTGAAAAGCAAAGGAGATATCAGTCAACCGGAGAAGATTGAGTCGGATAAGAGCGCTCCGTTTTATGCGCTTTTCATGCTCAACTCAAGAACGCCTGCGCACGTTCTGACGCCGGAGCATGACTTCGCTCAAATCCAGGAGCTGGCCCTGAACCACAAGAGCCAGGAGCTGTTCAACGCCTGGATTGAAAAGCTGAAAAAAGAGGTGGTGGTGAAGG
- the secD gene encoding protein translocase subunit SecD has translation MKNNRFKLILIAVVALVSVWSIWPTYRDYALTQKLKSFRSAEDSLKFAIDHRAEIEQAKDKSLKLGLDLRGGMYLVMEVDILDLIEQKAWNKDATFNHIMEIVKNESATSDASVVDLVAAEFKKENIRLSRYFYDMRDSDQDIVNKLKGEAKDALVRAKEIIRNRIDQYGVAEPVIQTQGSQRLVIELSGVTDEARVRRLLMGTAKLEFKLVKEPEMLLRAIQRISSQPLVAPASTAPVAPSDSSMAAAPVAASPKAANSSAKKLSDVIGMMPNGLVFTPAYAHDQVLAVLNRPDVQALLPQDTQLLLAAKPDQTAKGEKYYLIYLVQKTPELTGGVITEAKATFSAQENQPEVLMSMNDEGTSKWARITGANIGKQIAIVLDGAVYSAPVVQSRIPSGNSVINGIGSLDEAKDLEIILKAGALPAPVKILEERTVGPSLGADYIRAGLFSLIWGFTAVAIFMIVYYNKAGIAADLALVLNIMVIIAVLAGFSAVLTLPGIAGIVLTMGMAVDANVLIYERVREELADGKSLRMAIDAGYNRAFSSILDSHVTTLAAAFLLYIYGVGPIQGFAVTLMIGTAASLFTAIVVTRVLFDLLLDSKFMNEKSFG, from the coding sequence ATGAAAAACAACCGCTTTAAACTCATTCTCATTGCCGTGGTCGCGCTGGTATCGGTGTGGTCCATCTGGCCGACTTACCGTGACTATGCCCTGACACAAAAACTCAAGAGTTTCCGTTCTGCCGAAGACAGCCTGAAGTTCGCTATCGATCATCGTGCTGAAATCGAACAGGCTAAAGACAAGAGCCTGAAGCTCGGCCTTGATCTTCGGGGCGGTATGTACCTGGTGATGGAGGTCGATATTCTCGATCTGATCGAGCAGAAGGCCTGGAACAAGGATGCGACCTTCAACCACATCATGGAGATCGTCAAAAACGAGTCCGCTACCTCCGATGCCAGCGTGGTCGATCTGGTGGCCGCCGAGTTCAAAAAGGAGAACATTCGCCTCAGCCGCTACTTTTACGACATGCGCGACTCCGATCAGGATATCGTGAACAAACTGAAAGGCGAGGCTAAAGATGCGCTCGTCAGGGCGAAGGAGATCATTCGCAACCGTATCGACCAGTATGGCGTGGCCGAGCCGGTCATCCAGACGCAGGGTTCGCAGCGGCTCGTCATCGAGCTGTCGGGCGTGACCGACGAGGCGAGGGTTCGCCGCCTCCTGATGGGCACGGCAAAGCTTGAATTCAAACTGGTCAAGGAGCCTGAAATGCTGCTTCGCGCGATTCAGCGCATCAGCTCCCAGCCGCTCGTCGCTCCGGCTTCCACCGCGCCTGTCGCGCCGTCCGACTCCTCGATGGCCGCCGCACCGGTTGCTGCCTCGCCCAAGGCGGCTAATTCCAGCGCCAAAAAACTTTCTGACGTCATCGGCATGATGCCCAATGGCCTGGTGTTCACTCCGGCCTACGCGCACGACCAGGTACTGGCGGTGCTGAACCGGCCCGACGTGCAGGCACTCCTGCCGCAGGACACGCAGCTTTTGCTGGCCGCCAAGCCAGACCAGACCGCCAAAGGTGAAAAGTACTATCTGATCTATCTCGTCCAGAAAACCCCCGAACTGACCGGCGGCGTGATTACCGAGGCCAAGGCGACTTTCAGCGCCCAGGAGAACCAGCCAGAGGTGCTCATGTCGATGAACGACGAGGGGACGTCGAAGTGGGCGCGCATCACCGGGGCCAACATTGGCAAGCAGATCGCCATCGTGCTCGACGGCGCGGTTTACAGCGCTCCGGTCGTGCAGTCGCGCATTCCGAGCGGCAACTCGGTCATCAATGGCATCGGCAGCCTCGACGAGGCCAAAGACCTCGAAATTATCCTCAAGGCGGGTGCTCTGCCCGCGCCGGTGAAAATCCTCGAAGAGCGCACCGTCGGCCCGTCGCTTGGCGCCGACTACATCCGGGCTGGTCTCTTTTCTCTGATCTGGGGTTTCACGGCGGTCGCTATCTTCATGATTGTTTATTATAACAAGGCGGGTATCGCCGCCGACCTGGCGCTCGTGCTCAACATTATGGTCATCATCGCCGTGCTTGCCGGGTTCAGCGCCGTACTGACCTTACCCGGTATTGCCGGTATCGTGCTGACGATGGGTATGGCTGTTGACGCCAACGTGCTGATTTACGAGCGCGTCCGCGAGGAGCTTGCCGACGGCAAGAGCCTGCGCATGGCTATCGACGCGGGCTACAACCGTGCGTTTTCATCGATTCTCGACTCGCACGTCACGACGCTTGCCGCAGCCTTTCTGCTCTATATTTACGGCGTCGGGCCAATTCAGGGATTCGCCGTCACCCTCATGATCGGTACTGCCGCGAGCTTGTTTACGGCGATCGTCGTCACCAGGGTGCTGTTCGACCTGCTGCTCGACAGCAAGTTTATGAATGAAAAGAGTTTCGGATAA
- a CDS encoding cyclase family protein — translation MHIVDLSYPVTADMPLWPGTPAPNFSDLHTVGRDGFGERWLQLSSHTGTHLDAPAHLFEGAVSLDRLPVDHFIGKGALLDLRDAQPEPLSLDQLLLQRATIESAEFLLLHTGWSRFWGTAAYDRGYPVFAEEAAAWLAGLGLKGVGIDAPSFDDPDSEELPIHRRLLGAGFVLIENLTALDRLGGHEFFLSVLPLPIAGAEACPVRAVALIASFAANQPI, via the coding sequence ATGCACATCGTCGATCTCAGCTACCCGGTCACTGCCGACATGCCGCTCTGGCCCGGCACGCCCGCGCCGAACTTTTCCGATCTCCACACGGTCGGGCGCGACGGCTTTGGCGAGCGGTGGCTGCAACTCTCCTCGCACACAGGCACGCACCTCGACGCTCCGGCGCACCTTTTCGAGGGCGCGGTATCGCTCGATCGCTTGCCGGTGGATCATTTCATCGGCAAGGGCGCGCTGCTCGATCTGCGAGACGCGCAGCCGGAGCCGCTCTCGCTCGATCAACTGCTGCTCCAACGCGCAACAATCGAGTCGGCGGAGTTTCTCTTGCTGCATACCGGCTGGAGCCGATTCTGGGGAACGGCGGCGTACGACCGGGGCTATCCGGTGTTTGCGGAGGAGGCTGCGGCGTGGCTCGCCGGGCTGGGACTGAAGGGCGTCGGCATCGATGCGCCTTCGTTTGACGATCCGGATTCGGAGGAGCTGCCCATTCATCGCCGACTGCTTGGCGCAGGCTTTGTGCTGATCGAAAATCTCACCGCGCTCGACCGGCTCGGCGGTCACGAATTTTTCCTCTCCGTGCTGCCGCTGCCCATCGCCGGAGCTGAAGCCTGCCCCGTGCGCGCGGTCGCCCTCATTGCGTCTTTTGCGGCGAACCAGCCGATTTAA
- a CDS encoding acyloxyacyl hydrolase, which translates to MKKKFLRFFTTLLFVCSFIPGKLNAAPTATHDGVYLDEIAIGSGYAWGHLKFSEADYNAVPIFARFGFNMNSVFGMKESKSTLQLALEPFCNPVTEPDSGVETGLNVFIRYLQPVAPSVKLVGEIGSGPMYLSINSAEQGKAGFNFLNQFGLGAQVAVSPKSAITVGYRFRHLSNAGTSEPNRGINSNAVVVSYSLLY; encoded by the coding sequence ATGAAAAAGAAGTTCTTACGTTTCTTCACCACTCTTCTGTTCGTGTGCAGTTTCATCCCCGGCAAGCTCAACGCCGCGCCCACCGCTACTCATGATGGGGTCTATCTCGACGAAATCGCCATCGGTTCCGGCTACGCCTGGGGGCATTTGAAGTTCTCCGAGGCAGATTATAATGCGGTGCCGATTTTTGCGCGCTTCGGGTTCAACATGAACTCCGTGTTTGGCATGAAGGAGAGCAAGAGCACGCTTCAGCTCGCGCTCGAACCGTTCTGCAATCCCGTCACTGAACCCGACTCGGGCGTGGAGACGGGCCTCAATGTTTTCATCCGTTATCTCCAGCCGGTCGCGCCCTCGGTGAAGCTGGTCGGTGAAATCGGTTCCGGCCCGATGTACCTGAGCATCAACAGCGCGGAGCAAGGCAAGGCGGGCTTCAATTTTCTGAACCAGTTCGGTCTCGGCGCGCAGGTTGCCGTCTCCCCGAAAAGCGCCATCACCGTTGGCTACCGTTTCCGCCACCTCTCCAACGCAGGCACCAGCGAGCCGAACCGGGGTATCAACTCGAATGCCGTAGTAGTGAGCTATTCGCTGCTCTACTGA
- a CDS encoding septal ring lytic transglycosylase RlpA family protein, with protein sequence MKTQKRIGALLLMTLLSLQACSTYRSTTTPPAQRISPEEAYRLGKLKNKPYLIDGRLYVPMSFDQVYGYEETGLASWYGKETLDQHNGQPTAYGEIFDPDLPSAAHKYLPLPMIVRVTNLENNTSIIVRVNDRGPFVDGRVIDLSAAAAKALGFYGKGTARVKIESVYR encoded by the coding sequence ATGAAGACGCAAAAAAGGATTGGCGCCCTTCTGCTCATGACACTTCTGTCGCTTCAGGCCTGTTCAACCTACCGGAGCACCACCACGCCCCCCGCGCAGCGAATATCCCCCGAAGAGGCTTACCGGCTCGGCAAGCTTAAGAACAAACCCTATCTCATCGACGGGCGGCTCTACGTGCCCATGAGCTTCGACCAGGTTTACGGCTACGAGGAGACCGGCCTGGCCTCGTGGTACGGCAAAGAGACGCTCGACCAGCATAACGGCCAACCCACCGCCTACGGAGAAATTTTTGATCCCGATCTACCCAGTGCTGCGCACAAATACCTGCCGTTGCCGATGATCGTGCGGGTCACCAACCTCGAAAACAACACATCGATCATCGTACGGGTCAACGACCGCGGCCCCTTCGTCGATGGCCGCGTCATCGACCTGAGCGCCGCAGCCGCAAAAGCGCTGGGATTCTACGGCAAAGGTACGGCCAGAGTCAAGATCGAGTCGGTCTATCGGTAA
- a CDS encoding succinate dehydrogenase/fumarate reductase iron-sulfur subunit, whose product MKFTLKIWRQKNADDKGRMVSYKVDDISPDSSFLEMLDQLNQQLIAKGEDPVSFDHDCREGICGACGLYINGRPHGPLKGITTCQLYMRAFRSGETICVEPWRSGAFPVVKDLIVDRSALDKIIQAGGYISINSGGLPDANTIPVSKHDADAAFDAAACIGCGACVAACSNASPMLFVGAKVSHLALLPQGRIEAARRVQQMVAAMDALGFGNCSNTYACQAECPKEISIANIARMNREFLTAKLFAEKEKNIGFTL is encoded by the coding sequence ATGAAGTTCACTCTCAAAATCTGGCGGCAGAAAAACGCCGACGACAAAGGCCGGATGGTCAGCTACAAGGTCGATGATATTTCGCCCGACAGCTCGTTTCTCGAAATGCTCGACCAGCTCAACCAGCAGCTCATCGCCAAAGGTGAAGACCCGGTGTCGTTTGATCACGACTGCCGCGAAGGAATCTGTGGCGCTTGTGGCCTCTACATCAACGGTCGGCCTCACGGCCCGCTGAAGGGCATCACCACCTGCCAGTTGTACATGCGCGCCTTCCGGAGCGGGGAGACGATCTGCGTCGAGCCGTGGCGAAGCGGTGCGTTTCCGGTGGTCAAAGACCTGATTGTCGACCGCAGCGCCCTCGACAAAATCATCCAGGCGGGGGGCTACATCTCGATCAACTCAGGTGGCCTTCCTGACGCCAACACCATCCCTGTGTCCAAGCACGACGCCGACGCCGCCTTTGACGCTGCCGCATGTATCGGCTGCGGAGCCTGCGTCGCCGCCTGTTCCAACGCCTCCCCAATGCTTTTCGTCGGCGCAAAAGTCTCCCACCTCGCTCTCTTGCCCCAAGGCCGCATCGAAGCCGCGCGCCGCGTGCAGCAGATGGTCGCCGCCATGGACGCTCTCGGCTTCGGCAACTGCAGCAACACCTATGCCTGCCAGGCCGAATGTCCCAAAGAAATCTCTATCGCCAACATCGCCCGAATGAACCGCGAATTCCTCACCGCCAAACTCTTTGCGGAGAAGGAGAAGAATATCGGCTTCACGCTGTAG
- a CDS encoding fumarate reductase/succinate dehydrogenase flavoprotein subunit, protein MIQLNANAPGVPLADQWDAYKAGCKLVSPNNKRKLDIIVVGTGLAGASAATTLGQLGYNVKSFCYQDTPRRAHSIAAQGGINAAKNYQNDGDNVFRLFYDTIKGGDYRSRESNVYRLASISPEIIDICVAQGVPFAREYGGLLANRSFGGAQVSRTFYARGQTGQQLLIGAYSAMSRQIAAGTVQLYSRRDVLDIVVVDGKARGIIARNLVTGEIERHSAHAVVLATGGYSNVFYLSTNAMGSNATPAWSAYKKGALFANPCFTQIHPTCIPVHGEFQSKLTLMSESLRNDGRIWVPKEKSDAELIRQKKLRPEQIHESKRDYYLERRYPAFGNLVPRDVASRAAKERCDAGFGVGSTGLAVYLDFGDAIERLGRAEISARYGNLFQMYQRIVDDNPYRTPMMIYPAVHYTMGGLWVDYELMTTVPGLYSIGECNFSDHGANRLGASALMQGLADGYFVLPYTISNYLSHEINTPPIPTTLPEFHLAARDVTDRLDRLKKSNGKESVDHFHRKLGKIMWEYCGMSRNEAGLTKALGLIEELKAEFASGVNIPGGLKEYNPELEKACRVEDFIELGDLMVRDALHRKESCGGHFREEYQTPDHEALRNDDEFAYVAAWEYKGRNDEPEMHREELRFETVTPSQRSYK, encoded by the coding sequence ATGATACAACTGAACGCCAACGCGCCGGGCGTGCCGCTTGCCGACCAGTGGGACGCCTACAAGGCCGGTTGCAAGCTGGTCAGCCCGAACAACAAGCGCAAGCTCGACATCATCGTGGTCGGTACGGGGCTTGCGGGTGCTTCGGCGGCGACGACGCTCGGACAGCTCGGCTACAATGTTAAGTCGTTCTGCTATCAGGACACGCCGCGCCGCGCGCACAGTATCGCCGCGCAGGGGGGTATCAACGCCGCCAAGAACTACCAGAACGATGGCGACAACGTTTTCCGGCTCTTTTACGATACCATCAAGGGAGGGGACTACCGGTCGCGCGAATCGAACGTCTATCGGCTCGCTTCGATCAGCCCGGAGATCATTGACATTTGCGTGGCGCAAGGCGTGCCCTTCGCCCGCGAATACGGCGGCCTGCTCGCCAACCGCTCCTTCGGCGGTGCCCAGGTGTCGCGCACATTCTACGCGCGGGGGCAGACTGGCCAGCAGCTCCTGATCGGTGCGTACAGCGCGATGAGCCGCCAGATTGCCGCGGGCACGGTGCAGCTCTACAGCCGTCGCGACGTGCTTGACATCGTCGTCGTCGATGGCAAGGCGCGGGGCATCATCGCGAGGAATCTCGTCACCGGCGAAATCGAGCGCCACTCGGCTCACGCCGTGGTGCTGGCCACGGGCGGCTACAGCAACGTTTTCTACCTCTCGACCAACGCGATGGGCTCGAACGCCACGCCAGCGTGGAGCGCCTATAAAAAGGGGGCGCTCTTCGCCAACCCCTGCTTCACGCAGATTCACCCCACCTGTATTCCGGTGCATGGCGAGTTCCAGTCGAAGCTCACGTTGATGAGCGAGAGCCTGCGCAACGACGGGCGCATCTGGGTGCCGAAGGAAAAGTCGGACGCCGAACTGATCCGGCAGAAAAAGCTGCGTCCGGAGCAGATTCACGAGTCGAAGCGTGACTACTACCTCGAACGGCGCTACCCGGCCTTCGGCAACCTCGTGCCGCGCGATGTTGCTTCGCGGGCGGCCAAAGAGCGCTGCGACGCGGGCTTCGGCGTCGGCTCGACCGGGCTGGCGGTCTATCTCGACTTCGGCGACGCCATCGAGCGGCTGGGCCGAGCCGAAATCTCAGCCCGCTACGGCAACCTGTTCCAGATGTACCAGCGCATCGTCGATGACAATCCCTACCGCACGCCGATGATGATCTACCCGGCGGTGCACTACACGATGGGCGGTTTGTGGGTCGATTACGAGCTGATGACCACCGTGCCGGGCCTCTACTCAATCGGTGAATGCAACTTCTCCGACCACGGCGCGAATCGCCTCGGCGCCTCGGCCCTGATGCAAGGGCTCGCCGACGGCTACTTCGTTTTGCCTTACACCATCTCGAACTACCTCTCGCACGAGATCAATACGCCGCCCATTCCGACCACGCTGCCGGAGTTTCATCTTGCTGCCCGCGACGTAACCGACCGGCTCGACCGGCTCAAAAAGAGCAACGGCAAGGAGTCTGTCGATCACTTCCACCGCAAGCTCGGCAAAATCATGTGGGAGTACTGCGGCATGTCACGCAACGAGGCTGGCTTGACGAAAGCTCTCGGTCTGATAGAGGAACTGAAGGCGGAGTTCGCTTCGGGCGTGAATATCCCGGGCGGGCTGAAGGAGTACAATCCTGAACTGGAAAAGGCGTGCCGCGTCGAGGATTTCATCGAACTCGGCGACCTCATGGTGCGCGACGCCTTGCACCGCAAGGAGTCGTGCGGCGGCCACTTCCGCGAGGAGTACCAGACCCCCGACCACGAAGCGCTGCGCAACGATGATGAGTTCGCCTACGTCGCTGCCTGGGAGTACAAGGGGCGCAACGACGAGCCGGAGATGCACCGCGAAGAGCTTCGCTTCGAGACGGTGACGCCATCGCAACGATCCTACAAATAA
- the secF gene encoding protein translocase subunit SecF yields MRIFQKTNFNFIKHRKIAYAISSILLVAGMISLVFKGLNYGIDFKGGSEVVIRFEKAADVGTVRSIMRDAGVSGSVRQYGMDRSLLLKTDFQGDTPKLKSLILNSLASRLPGNPAQILSVEAVGPSIASDMKMSAIKALAAALVGILLYVSVRFEFKFAMAGVAAIFHDVLSVLGLFSLLGGIFDFMPLEVDQSIIAAFLTIAGYSITDTVVVYDRIRERLRGQKPSEYERLFNESMNQTLSRTIITSGTTMLSVIVLFIFAGPAIRSFAFAMFAGILVGTYSSIFVAAPIVYDWQTRSKSPIKFRGV; encoded by the coding sequence ATGCGCATTTTTCAGAAAACAAATTTCAATTTTATCAAGCATCGCAAGATCGCCTATGCGATCTCCTCGATTCTGCTTGTGGCGGGCATGATCTCCCTGGTCTTCAAGGGACTGAACTATGGCATCGACTTCAAGGGCGGCTCGGAGGTGGTCATCCGTTTCGAGAAAGCAGCCGATGTCGGCACGGTGCGCTCGATCATGCGAGACGCTGGAGTGAGCGGCTCGGTCAGGCAGTATGGCATGGATCGTTCGCTGTTGCTCAAGACCGATTTTCAGGGTGACACCCCGAAGCTCAAAAGCCTGATTCTGAACTCGCTGGCTTCGCGCCTGCCGGGCAATCCTGCGCAGATTCTGAGCGTCGAGGCGGTCGGGCCGAGCATCGCCTCCGACATGAAAATGTCGGCCATCAAGGCACTGGCGGCGGCGCTGGTCGGCATTCTGCTCTACGTGAGCGTGCGCTTCGAGTTCAAGTTCGCAATGGCGGGCGTCGCGGCGATTTTTCACGACGTGCTGAGCGTGCTCGGCCTGTTCAGCCTGCTTGGCGGCATTTTTGACTTCATGCCGCTGGAGGTCGATCAGAGCATTATCGCCGCGTTTCTGACCATCGCCGGTTACTCGATCACCGACACAGTTGTCGTCTATGACCGTATCCGCGAGCGGCTGCGCGGCCAGAAGCCCTCGGAGTACGAGCGGCTTTTCAACGAGAGCATGAACCAGACGCTTTCGCGCACCATCATCACCTCCGGCACCACCATGCTTTCGGTGATCGTGCTCTTCATCTTCGCCGGCCCGGCCATCCGCAGCTTCGCCTTCGCCATGTTCGCGGGCATTCTGGTCGGCACCTACTCCTCGATTTTCGTGGCGGCACCGATTGTGTACGACTGGCAGACCCGTTCGAAGAGCCCCATCAAGTTCCGGGGCGTCTGA